From Micromonospora echinospora:
AGGAAGCTAGCAGGACCGTCGCGCTTTTGTCGGTCGGTCCCTCTACGGTCTGCGCCGTGAACGCCGTTCAGACGTACCGATACCTCCAGCCGTCCGCGCTGCGCACCGCCGGTCTCGATCTGCAGACCTGCGGCGGCCCGGCGGCCAACCCGCGCTTCTTCGCCGGGTTCCTCACCGCCCCGGCCGCGGCGGCGGCCGGGCTGCTCGCCGTCGCCGAGGTGGCCCGCACCCGCTACCACCAGCCGGTCAACCCGGCCAGCCTGGATCCGGTGGTGACCGGCAGCCGGGGCCGCCTGCGGTTCGAGTCGTTCTCCGGCTGCTGCGGGGTGTACGCGCGGATGGACGTGCTGCCGGCCGGGCTGGACGGGGAGATCAGCGGCCACGGCACCACGAACGTGGACGTGAACCCGCCGCTGCGGGAGGCGCTGGCCCGGGTGGGCGGCATCGAGCCGCTGCACGTGGCGGTCGGCCCGGACGACCTGACGGTCTCCACCATGGACGGCTGCGTGGTCGAGCGGAAGGTGCCGCTGCCCGGCCGCTGGCTGCGCGGCTTCGCCGAGGTGCACGTGCTCACCGCCGGCTTCGAGCCACGCGCCGAGATCCCGGCGACGGAGGCGGCGGCGTTCCTGCGCCGGCTGCCCGCCGCGAACGACCGCAGCGTGCTGTGGGCGGTGCCCGCCGGGCGTACGCTGCGGCTGACCTCCCGCCCGGCGCCGGGCGCGGTCTGCCTGGCCGGCGCGGGCCGGCTCGCGGCGCTGCGCGGCGTGCTGCGGCACGCGCGCACGCTGCGGGTGTACGGCCCGGCGGCGCGGACCGGCTCCCCCGCCGTGCCGAGCACGTGGGAGCTGGACACCGGGGCGCTGCGGGTGTCGCTGACGCTGTCCCCCGAGCCGTATCGGGGGTTCTCCGGTGAGGGCGCGGCGCTGGCGGCGCTCGCCGGTGACGACGTGGTCGACGACGCGGAACTGGTGGGCGCGCTGCTCAACTGGGATCCGACGATCGACGTGGCCGCGCTGGCCGACGCCGCCGCGCTGCCCGACGAGCGGGTGCGTGCCGCGCTCGCCCAGCTGGGCACCGCCGGGCGGGTCGGGTACGACGTGGCGGACGGGGCGTACTTCCACCGGGTGATGCCCTACGACGCGGGCCGCGCGGAACGGGACAACCCGCGCCTGCTCGGGGCGCGGGCGCTGGTCGAGCGCGGCGCCGTCGAGCGCGACGGCGAGGACGCGACGGTACGCACCGACGCCGAGGTCTACCGGGTACGCCGCCACCCGGACGGCGCGTACTCCTGCACCTGCCGCTGGTGGGCGCGGCACCGCGGGCAGCGAGGGCCGTGCCGGCACGCGCTGGCCGTGTCGATGGTCGCGGCGCCGGTGGAGGCGCTGTCGTGACCGGCTTCGTCGAGGCGGTGATCAGCGGCGGGATGTCCGAGGTCCGGTCGGCCCTGGCCGGGTTGGACGAGCCGGCCCGGCGGGCGCTCGGCGACGAACTGGTCGCCGAGGTGCGCCGCAGGCGGGACGCCTGGTGGTGGCAGGGCGAGGCGGCGACGCTGGCGGTGGCCGCGGTGGGGACGCTGAGCACGCCGACGAAGGTGGCCGCGCTGCTCGGCCGCCGCTCGGTCTGGCTGAGCGGCGTCGACGCCGCGCCGGTGGTCGACGTCGCCCGGGAACGCGGGGTGACCTGGCTGGCCGACGTGGCGTACAAGCTGGCCGACCGGCTGCCCCGGGACCGGATGGTCGCGGGCTGGCGGTTCGTCGCCGGTCTCCTGCTGGCGGAGAAGGCGCCGCCGCCGACCGGGGACGACTTCGTGCGTGGCTGGGCCGCGGCGCAGGGCTGGCCGGCCCCGCGCGGGACGCGCCTGCCGACCGTGGACCGGCTACGCGCGGACCCGTTCCTTGACGCGCTGCTGCCGCGCCTGTTCGAGGTGGACAGCGTGGGTACCGAACTGGCCCGCGGCGACGGCGCGGGCACGGACTCGCATGCGCTGCCCCGGGCGCTGGCGGCGCTGGCGGCGGAGGGCCGGCTCGACCGGGCGGTCCTGCTCAACGGCGTGCTCGGCCGGCTGCTGCGCGGCGACCGGCCGGGCGCGCTGCGCCCGTTCCTGGCGCTGCACGACCTGCTCGCGCCGGCCCCGGACGAGGTGGCGGTGCGGTCGAACGCCTATCTGCGGCTGCTCACCGACGGGCCGGGACCGGTGGCCCGCGCCGCGCAGCGGACGCTCCGGGAGGCCGGCGACGCCGCCGAGCCGGAGGCGTTGTGGGAGGCCGCCCGGACGGTCCTGGCCCGGCCGGAGAAGGCGCTGGTCCGGGCGCAGGTGTCCTGGCTCGACCGGCTGGCCCGGCAGCACCCGGATCAGGCCGCGGAGATCGGCGCGGTGCTCGCCGTGGCGGCCGACCACCCGGACGCCGGCCTGCGCGAGCGCGCGCTGACGCTGGCGCAGCGCCACGGTCACCGGCCGGTGGCCGTGGCCACAGTGGTCGAGGCCCGCGACGACCTGCCGCCACCACTGCCGGCAGCGGCCGCGCCGCCGCCTATCGACGACGTGGACGAACTGGTGGAGGAGGTCGCCGCGGCCCTGCGCGGGCAGTGGCCGACAGCGGTTCTCGAACGGGTCGTGGACGGCCTGGTGCGGCTG
This genomic window contains:
- a CDS encoding SWIM zinc finger family protein, giving the protein MNAVQTYRYLQPSALRTAGLDLQTCGGPAANPRFFAGFLTAPAAAAAGLLAVAEVARTRYHQPVNPASLDPVVTGSRGRLRFESFSGCCGVYARMDVLPAGLDGEISGHGTTNVDVNPPLREALARVGGIEPLHVAVGPDDLTVSTMDGCVVERKVPLPGRWLRGFAEVHVLTAGFEPRAEIPATEAAAFLRRLPAANDRSVLWAVPAGRTLRLTSRPAPGAVCLAGAGRLAALRGVLRHARTLRVYGPAARTGSPAVPSTWELDTGALRVSLTLSPEPYRGFSGEGAALAALAGDDVVDDAELVGALLNWDPTIDVAALADAAALPDERVRAALAQLGTAGRVGYDVADGAYFHRVMPYDAGRAERDNPRLLGARALVERGAVERDGEDATVRTDAEVYRVRRHPDGAYSCTCRWWARHRGQRGPCRHALAVSMVAAPVEALS